From Solidesulfovibrio carbinoliphilus subsp. oakridgensis, the proteins below share one genomic window:
- a CDS encoding RlmE family RNA methyltransferase — protein MKIYRDHYFNKAKLENYPARSVYKLQEIEKQSRLLVPGAKVLDLGACPGSWTLFTAKRIGPQGRVLAIDLNPAGTEFPDNVTYLLGDMLDPGPDILEAFAAFGPFDVVISDMAPQTTGIKFTDQCRSLELCEAALSVARERLRPGGGFVVKIFQGPDAPAYLKGLREFFQKVRVAKPQSSRAESKEIFYVATGFTGAVASG, from the coding sequence ATGAAAATCTATCGCGACCACTATTTCAACAAGGCCAAGCTGGAGAACTATCCGGCCCGTTCGGTCTATAAGCTCCAGGAGATCGAAAAACAATCGCGCCTCCTGGTTCCGGGCGCCAAGGTGCTCGATCTCGGGGCCTGCCCGGGTTCGTGGACCCTTTTTACGGCCAAACGGATCGGCCCCCAGGGCCGGGTGCTGGCCATCGACCTCAATCCGGCCGGCACGGAGTTTCCGGACAACGTCACCTACCTGCTCGGCGACATGCTCGACCCGGGTCCCGACATCCTGGAAGCCTTTGCCGCCTTCGGCCCCTTTGACGTGGTCATAAGCGACATGGCCCCCCAGACCACGGGGATCAAGTTCACGGACCAGTGCCGGTCCCTGGAGCTGTGCGAGGCCGCCCTGTCCGTGGCCAGGGAGCGGCTGAGGCCCGGCGGCGGGTTTGTGGTCAAGATCTTTCAGGGCCCGGACGCTCCGGCCTACCTGAAAGGGCTTCGGGAGTTCTTTCAAAAGGTCCGGGTGGCCAAGCCCCAGAGTTCGCGGGCCGAGAGCAAGGAAATTTTCTACGTGGCCACGGGATTTACCGGCGCGGTCGCGTCTGGCTGA
- a CDS encoding YebC/PmpR family DNA-binding transcriptional regulator, protein MAGHSKWHNIQARKSVQDAKKSKFFTKVTKELMLATKAGGADTALNNRLKTAIAAAKAVNLPKDKIEQAIKKGTGEIAGENFDEVMYEGYGPGGVAILVEAATDNRNRTVAEVRHILAKGGGAMGEAGCVGWMFAKKGVFSFPKATFTEDQLMEVGLEHGVEEIADEGDVWEVHCAPEDFDALSRAFEAAGMVSDDAEVAMMPANTVALDVENGQKLLKLIDALEDNEDVQKVHTNGDLPDELLG, encoded by the coding sequence ATGGCCGGACACAGCAAATGGCATAACATCCAGGCCCGCAAGTCGGTCCAGGACGCCAAGAAGAGCAAGTTTTTCACCAAGGTGACCAAGGAGCTGATGCTCGCCACCAAGGCCGGCGGGGCCGACACGGCGCTCAACAACCGCCTCAAAACCGCCATTGCCGCGGCCAAGGCCGTGAACCTGCCCAAGGACAAGATCGAGCAGGCCATCAAGAAGGGCACGGGCGAGATCGCCGGCGAGAACTTCGACGAGGTCATGTACGAAGGCTACGGCCCGGGCGGCGTGGCCATCCTGGTCGAGGCGGCCACCGACAACCGCAACCGGACCGTGGCCGAGGTGCGCCACATCCTGGCCAAGGGCGGCGGGGCCATGGGCGAGGCCGGCTGCGTGGGCTGGATGTTCGCCAAAAAGGGCGTCTTCTCCTTCCCCAAGGCCACCTTCACCGAGGACCAGCTCATGGAAGTGGGCCTCGAGCACGGGGTCGAGGAGATCGCGGACGAGGGCGACGTCTGGGAAGTCCACTGCGCACCCGAAGACTTCGATGCCCTGAGCCGGGCCTTCGAGGCGGCGGGCATGGTGTCCGACGATGCCGAAGTGGCCATGATGCCGGCCAACACCGTGGCCCTGGACGTGGAAAACGGCCAGAAGCTCCTGAAGCTCATCGACGCCCTGGAAGACAACGAAGACGTGCAGAAAGTCCACACCAACGGCGACCTGCCCGACGAACTGTTGGGGTAG